The following coding sequences are from one Eucalyptus grandis isolate ANBG69807.140 chromosome 11, ASM1654582v1, whole genome shotgun sequence window:
- the LOC104426274 gene encoding transcription factor bHLH162 translates to MEKSTSNDQPMRPERKTVEKNRRIRMKILCSKLASLIPQHHITTSKELLSQQDQLDQAASYIKQLKENIDGLKLRKEQAVLQSEGMDTSCSLTSSDDQENKLGFVLPVFELRDHGLGLEVILISGRRRNFMLYEVISILEEEGAEVVSASFSVIGDKIFHTLHAQVRLCRVGVETARVYKRLKELIHRFSL, encoded by the exons ATGGAGAAAAGCACGAGCAACGATCAGCCCATGAGACCCGAGCGCAAAACCGTGGAGAAAAACCGAAGGATCCGCATGAAAATCCTCTGCTCCAAGCTTGCTTCCCTCATTCCTCAACACCATATCACCACTTctaag GAATTGTTGTCGCAGCAAGATCAGCTGGATCAAGCTGCATCATACATAAAGcagttaaaagaaaatattgatggGTTGAAACTGAGAAAAGAACAAGCAGTACTGCAGTCCGAAGGAATGGACACAAGCTGCTCTTTGACTTCATCAGATGATCAGGAGAATAAACTAGGGTTTGTGCTCCCGGTGTTTGAACTAAGAGACCATGGATTAGGTTTGGAAGTGATCTTGATCagtgggaggaggaggaatttcaTGCTATATGAAGTGATCAGCATTCTCGAGGAAGAAGGAGCTGAGGTTGTCAGTGCCAGCTTTTCTGTTATTGGCGACAAGATCTTTCACACGCTCCATGCTCAG GTGAGACTATGCAGAGTTGGAGTAGAGACCGCAAGGGTATACAAGAGATTGAAAGAATTGATCCACCGATTCTCTCTCTAG